From the Hordeum vulgare subsp. vulgare chromosome 1H, MorexV3_pseudomolecules_assembly, whole genome shotgun sequence genome, the window TCGGGGAATATGTATATATTAGAATGCCCGTAGaatattatccgtaagtcggatcgcgaagtTTTAGGTATGTATCTCGTGTaacttttcgcgtagaatccgaatttaaAACTTGCACTTGtgtttgacgtcgtttggcgTGCCGTATGCATAGATTTACTTGCTGTCCCAATTTGTTTgtgccccgtatttattttccgcgcgtgttcgaagaGCCCGGACCCCGTagataaatgcctatgttttaggggctGTTTttacatgtattttagagcgctcgtaggtatttttgcatgtatgatttgcctctagtttattttcccgtatataggtcatttttcccgcattaatgtgtggcattattttgtgttgcaaaccccacatattttatatgtttccggggtagttggttcgcgcgatattttgccatgatgcccttttgtttaattcgtaggatttatttcgtgcctcgtttgaattagttgtcaactagggagttgatcttggatgttttgtttagcccctggtatttttggttgcaatagaaatgcatggttaggtgttgtttgctagctcccaagttgctagaaatagtgctgttttggaggagctgaaatatttctaagtctggaatctgttatattttgttgctgtcttgtcttgcttgcatcttgtgatctgtatctcttttgaggttggtccaatggagttagttgtaccccttatgtttctctagcatgctgttaagtttcatgccatttggatacctgtagcttaggtttttgctgctgtcaatattgcttcagactgaaaactgcactttctcgaggtgtaattttcactaagtctgaaatagtgtgtgagatgcctttttgagacttcttttcctagtgatccatgatgccatgctagttgttgttagttgtttgtagtagtgcttcttgccctcttccgtgccatgccttgcttgagcttatcggagttgtgtagccgaaattgtgaggcgtagaaaatgctatgtggctgtttttggcagattgtagtgttttcttgttttgctcgtagttttcgaaccgtagctccattttgatcgagtcctacatgtaacttgcttagaatatcgtgtagtttcattttctctcgcGTGATGTAtgtttttgaagtgctcgtgaccgtcgttgcacacatattgcattcatgtcatcatatcttgcgatgcttgtaacttttgatccgtagctccgttggagatgttttctatgtgtagattgcttgaaatgacgtgtagaatcacgtgaacctatttgttttgctgtttaacaactaattaaatgcattagttcagatctggacagaattgtaaattaacatatgaggttgtctcggagatgctatatgtcatttccgacctcatttaaaatgcctagataggtagtttaatttccgcttcacctcctgcatgtttgacaacattaatattgccgtgtaaataaccgggagtaaactaaataattcatatgtgaagtttcgtcaatatgcaactcgtggcatattgaacttcacttagtgtgtagtgtttgattgtgtgaactgtcatgccgtgacttgcatgtattcagtagctcatgcatcatatgtgtagtgcatcgtgtggtgaattccgtgtgttgatttgtatttccggtttgcttcttctcgatagagttccgcagcgtgccggattgtgaggacccgttcgactacgtcggttcgtctgcttcacggagtcattcttcttccaagcgggatctcaggcaagatgatcatttccccagatacaattactatcattgccatgctagttatttcgatgctatcgattatgtctcgttgcctaccacttgttaaaatcagcctctcaacaatgccatgaataccttcaacctgttcaacctagcaaaccactgattggctatgttaccgcttgcttacccatgttgttagcgttgctagttgcaggtgcagatgcttccatgtgaaagaatgggttccttgttatatcaccatattaaatgctatctaatttaatgcaactatatacttggtaaaaggtggaaggctcggcctttctagcctggtgttttgttccacctttgcccctttagttaccggctaccggtgttatgttccataattgagcgctcctaacacgatcggggttgttatggggacccccttgataattcgttttagattaagactggtctggcaaggcccaactttggtactacaattGCCTAATCACGAATAAACTacgtagggagtaattaacccgaggataatttaatcagcccccgggccagtgctcctcttgagtgttggtccaaaacagagcactgtgcggggccaccacgaggaaactcgaggtttggcacttgtacgcgtcgcttatccgtcgtgtcctgagaacgaggtacgcgactcctatcgggatcgtcgacacgtcgggtggccttgctggattagttttacctttgacgaggtatcttgtgcatcgggatttcggtgatgctttgggtaatctcagagttgaggttttccactagggaatccgacgagatcgcgagcttcgtgattgaggatttctatgcggcttgtggtaatttgtgatggactagttggagcacccctgcagggttaaatcttttcggaaagccgggcccgcggttatgtggcaacgtggaaacttggtttagcactggttctagataacttgaagttaacttaattaaaacttgccaactgtgtgcgtaatcgtgactgtctctttcgtgagttccttctccgatcgaggacacggtggggttatgtctgacgtaggtaggtgttcaggatcattcatttgatcatcagtagttcacgtccgttatgcgtagatcttccccctcttattcttgtactcgtaagtttagccaccaaatataagcttagccgctgctgcaacctccccacttaaccatgcctcacccattaagcattgctagtcttgatacctttggaaatgagattgctgagtcccttgtggctcatagattactacaacaccagctgcaggtacaggtaaaggttacgtgacgcgagcgcgtcgattgttcatttggagttgcttcttcttcttcttcttcatcgatctaggatgggttccaggccggcagcctgggatagcaaggatggacgtcattcttcttttgtcgtttgttttcgtccgtagtcggaccctgttcttaCCCGTGATGTTCATGTAATGTACTatggtgactctgatgtagcttgtggcgagtgtaagccaactctgtatatatatctcttcttttcagtacatgtacttgtaacgatatccattcttgcgacacgacgagatgcgcttctatccctgacgaggcattcgtgccaaattgaggatagggtcgcatcttgggcgtgacaatataCTAGACAACCGTGTACTTATCACAACCCCATGATGGGAGGTGAGGGCCTTGTTGGGAACATGTTGGGGGATGTAATTGCATGTACATGTCTTACACGACAAAGGGGGGTCGGCCCAGCCAAGTGTATGTGATCTTCTCTTTGTCCTACCAACATTCTCTTTTCTACAGAGGAGAAGGGCCACACAGGTGtgaattttttaaagtttttctccatgtgaagcttctagaatttttaatttaaaaatgaaaaatatttaacttggattttatagaaatatataAATGTCCAAATATCAAAGTTGctttaaattttattttattttgaaattacGGGATATTGAAAATTTGATTATTGAAAGAGTGAAGTTTGAAATTCAAAAACTTTGAGACTGTAACCCTATTACAATTTCATAATTTGAATACTAATTATGAAAGCTTGGACATGATTTCTTACACTGATATACAATTTATGGAGGTGCCAAAAAGAAAATTCTCTTAAAAGagataaagaaaacaagaaatCGGAGAAAACCagtgcagaaaataaaaggaaacagagaaaacaaaagaaaaccaaggaaagaaacaaaaaaaatgaagaaaaaaggaaaaaaaaaaggaaaaacaagtataaacaaagaaaatgaaacgaaaagaaatatagtaaaaaccaataaggaaaagaagaaaaccaatgaGAAAATAAAACcggtgaaaaacaaaaaaaaaccatTAATATTCATCATCTTGAAGACATGTATTAAAAGTTGTTCACAGCATGTATTTGAAGAAACAATATTCACCATGAATATTCAACAGATATCAGTATACAAGAAATATGTACTTCAtattaaaaagtaaaaaaaaaagtgGAAGAACGAGAtgaaaattggtgaagaaaccaaaaaaaaacagaaaactactaacaagaaaaaATAACACAGATTTGAAAAATGAAGAAGCGAACACAAAACCAAAATATAGCTCACGTTGTAGGTGAGAGCTGCATCAAATTTAGCATCTTTTTTTGGGGTAGATTTAATTCAGGGCTTGTTTTGAATTGCTCCACTCCACCAAATCCACTTTCCAACAGTTCAACCCGTGAGTACCAACGTCACCATAGACAAATTTATCATGTTTAGCTTTGAGCTAGTTGCGGCTTTAAGAATAGAAAATTTCAATTGGGGAAGTCGATTTGGCTGGGTGATGACATGAAGAAATAAAATGAAGGCGTGTCCACTACTGGTGGTAATAGTGGGTAATTTTCTTCCGACTCCACGAGAACTCTTTGAACTAGAGTTTTTGAAGCACCTCCTAGTAGCTTGACAACTTATCTTATAGAACGGAGCTGAATTTTAGGAAAAAAGAGCAGTTTGAAACTGGCCCAATATTTTGTGAGGTACCTCCGACAGTTGGGTGGCCCAAAAGGAACACGGGGCTTGACCTTACCCTAACGAATTCTTTCTCGCAGGAACCCTCGCgcatcgccgccgccaccccccaccCCAATCCAATTCGGACTCACACCCCAATCCAGTTCGGACTCGATGCTCTAGCAATTTATTTATTGGCCCGACTTGATCGATCTCTTCATACGAATATTTCGTTTTATCCAATCTGAACAGTTGCAGATCCGTAGATTTGCAAATCTAAGTGATTTCTCCTGCAGAGCACAAGTTCGATCCACGAATTTGCAATTTCAGGACTTATGGCTCTCTCCaacgaggaggtggtggaggtggaggtggaggtgggagTGGGGCTGGAGCTGGAGgtggagcaggaggaggaagacgatgatgTCGAGGACGTCCCCCTAGGCCCTGAGGATGGTAACATTCGCTAAGATAATTTTCCCTTGTTGGTTACTTATTTCTactatggatggatggatgcagTTCGAAGCTACTTGTGCGACTTTTTATAGTTTTTATTAGTTGATTCATGTGTTCCTTTCCTTGTATATGCATCAGTGCTGCGATTTGTTGAGAGTGTTGGTTCCGTGGAACCTGCCAAGTGGAAATTGCTGATGAGAGATAATATGGGGGTTCCGCCCGAGCCCTATGACTGGCCCAACATCTGCCCGCTCCCTGGGTCGTCTAGAGATCACAGGTTGGCGTGCGATCTTTACTGGCACCAGGCCTACCAGCTGAATCAAGTCTCTGAGAGTAAGCCACCGCAAGCTCTCTCCGTGCCACGCCCACAATACACATTTCTGTCTAGATTATTTCTGTTGCATCCTTGTTGTGTTATTAATATGTTGCTCCCTCCTGCCTTTGAATGAATAGCTTGCCTGCCTCCTATGCGGTATACTCGATGTTGCAGTGTAGCTTCAACTGGGCAGCAAAGGTGTTTTCACAAGCCACGCCCTATACTTCAACTCTTTTCTACCATGGTGCATACCTTTCTGAAAGATTGCACCAGATCAGTCGAGGTATACGGTTATATTGCGGTCCGAGATGACGAGGATTATCgccgcaattatcttttcaaccgATCCCGAGATGACCCGCTTACTATCAATTCGGTAATTGTTATGTCTTCATTTATTTTTAACTGTTTAGCTGTGTTCTAAATACAGCATATGTTGCCTTGTTGGTATGCTGACTCTATTAAATTTCAGGCCAGCGACTATCTGCGCTTGTTGAGCCCCAAAAGAGGCATCTCGATGAAATTTGATTGCCTAGTTGAAGTGGATATTAGGACAAAGGCATCGCCGGGTGATACAGATGATAAAAATCTTGTTGATGGATGCTTCGACTTAATCGAGGGCCGGTCTCGTTTCGACGTCCTTTCTAGAATCAAAATGGAAGGTGAACATGGTGCTCTTGTTTTTAATCTTATCATATTTCGAGACAGTGTCGAGGCAACCATACATATGAACTTTTTGGAAGTGCCTGGAGATGGCTTTGATATAAAGATGTGTGGGTATACTGCCATTTGGAAGAACATGTATGCCTTCATAGACGATAAAGAATGCGACTGCAATAGCTTCGTGTCTTCGGCTGGGAGTTTTTCACAATATTTTGTAGCAGCTGTGCAGATGGAGGACACACTGTTTATTGATTTTATGGAGGGGAGTATGCCAATTTCATTTAAAGCGGATATTCATGGCAGTGAAGAAAAAGAATACCATTTCCGTAATAGTGCTGTGGTGTCTGTGAAAGTGTCTTGGTCGACAGTCCTCTACTaaggaatatatatgtgtttgagGTTCATCAATGACATTTGTAGAGGAAGAGAACAAAACGCGTGCTTATTGGTGTACTATTTTAGCCTGTCTTATTAACTACTTCCTCCTTCCCATAATATGATAGTGTTTTTGACACTACACCATTATTAAAAACGCTCTAAaattatgggacagagggagtagatgtTGAATCAAGTTTTCATATCTAAAAAATACCAGAATACTTGCATCATCCTATATTTTAATTGAGTTCTTCCGAAAGCTAAATTTGCAAGTCATTTATTTGACTTCTATGTTTTCTTTTAGTTTTTCTTCAGCTTCTTATGCAAGTACTAACCAGTTTTGTTTCCCACTAAGAACTGGAGACTCAAAACCACTTCTTGAAATGTTTAGTCAATGAAAAATATAATAACAGGTTTTCTCTATCCTTCTACCATGAAAATATTTCAAAGATGCATTAAAATTCACCCGTTTAAATCTCTTTTTTTTGCGGAAGACCCATTTAAATCTCTACAAGACTACTTTTCATTTTAATGTCATTGCTTGAATAGTACCACTGTAAAACAGAGGACATGACGCTCCCATCATGTATGATTGTTTCAGGAATAGTGGAGAGTTCGTTCCTAAAACATGTCATCCTGTCCGAAATTAAATTTTTAATCTGCACACATTTTATATTCCCATGCGGTCTCTGCTTCTTAATTATCATAAATGCTCAAGAACCAAAGAGGCATGTTGTCACTGTTTATACGGCATTTGTGAACATTTCTCCGAAATTCAAATTTTAATTTGCACATATATTATATTTACCTGTAGTCTCTGATTCATAATTATCACAAATGCTCGAGAACCAAAGAGGCATGATGTCACTGTTTATACTTTATACGACATTTGTGACTTTTGTTTCCTTTAGACAATTGAAAATCTCATGAGTGCAACTTGGCTCTAATATATTCTTTGACGCCTTCCTTTCAATATTTTCCTCAATGCCTTTTATCTAAAAGTAGTTTCTTTGGGAAGAGATTGGGGACTTCCGCCTCATTAGCGTCCATTGGCTTAACTCGCCCAACACTGTTTTGACTTTGTCAGCAAAACAATGTTTACCAAGTTAAGCCAGTAGAGGTTCGACGTATGGAGGCTACTGAACTGGTGAATAACACGCATGCATGTCATTGACTTTGATAATGTGCCAACATTTCCTGAAGAAGTTTCCTAGGAAGTCGTCCGGCCCGAGAGCCTTTTCACCTGATATGAGGTCAATGGTTGCCTTTACCTTGTCCTCGGTGATGGTGGCATCAATGACCGCAAGGTCAACCACCCTCGGGCCTCAGATTAAGGTTCTCCCAGTTGAGATCACATGCTCTGGGTTGACCTCTTCTCAAGCTGCTTGCAACATGGTCATGAATGATGTTTTCTTTGATATTTATGGTCAGACCCAATGATTGTTTCTCTTGAGCATGTGAATGTGGTTTTTTCTGCGTCTTACATTGACTCTTAGGTGAAAAACTTTAGTGTTGGCATCACCCTCTTTGATATTTGTGATACGAGTGCATTGCTTCTTTTGTGCCCTCTCAATCGCAGTGAGGCTAATGGCATGTCGCTTGAGACGAGACTGGAGATCCCTCTCCTGCGCGGATAGGGCGCGCGAATCTTGAGCAATGTCAAAGCGATGGATGACGAGAAGAGCAGCGTGGAGGTGCAACTTTTCCATAGAGAAGAGACCCTTACTCCATCTCGCAAAGGTGCCGCCCAATTTTCCTAAGCTTATGGAAAAGCAGCTGACAAGGCTACACATGCTTGCATGGCTCGTCACAAGCCTTTGACACAATGTAAAGGAAGCCTGGAAGACAATTTGAAGCATCTCGTTCGCTTTGTGCCTCTATCGCCAGTCAGCAGAAGAGGGCAATGATCCAAGAGACAAGATAAAATGGCATGGAGCACATGTAAGCCAAAGTACATGCCCCATTTTCCATGACCGAGGACTGAGGCAGGGggacccctcccccctcctctttgTCCTTGAAATCAAACTGTTTCAAGAGATCCTTGACGTAGCAACGAGCAACAACTTATTCATAAGATTAGGCAGTGACGGTCGGTTGTGCGAGCTTCCCTCTACGATGATGATGTGGCGATCTTCATATCTCCAATAAGGGAGGATGTCCACAACCTTGATGCCATTCTTAAACCCTTTGGCAAGGTCATCGGGCTATGCTCCAACTTCCATAAGTGCTCTCTTGTACCAATCCAATGCGGCCACATTtatcttgacatcatccttcacAATCTCCCAACCATGTAGACAGACCTTCTCACTGAAATATCTCGGTCTTCCTCTCTCCATCTAGCAGCTGAAGAGGATTCACTTTCAACGTCTTGAGGACAAAGTTGCAACAAGCAACCACCCCTGACAAGGGAGGAACATTACCATGGTCGGCTGGTCTGCCTTGATGAACTCAATCCTTACTTGACAAGACGCGTATGACATCACCCTGCTCGTGGTACCCATTGGTGTGTTGCACATCGTCAACAAGACTGGGCGTGTTTACATCTTGTCCACTAAAGATAAAACAACCAGGGCAAAATGCAAAGTCAACGAGGAGACCAACTGTCGCCCCAtgcacactactagggaaaaccctaccaGTAGTTTTGGATTTTAGGGTACGAGTAGCGCTGGTAGGTGTGCTACGATGCTACAACTATTTTTTAGCAGCAGCGTGATTTCTACCGAGCGCTACTCGTAATATCCTATATTTGTAGCGCTGCTTATGCCGGCGCTATTGCTAACTCGCAACGTGTATTTAGCAGTAGCACTACTAGCACATGCGTACACTCCTGAAACCCTCCCTATGTACACGGTATACCACCTCGCCATCAATGATTTGTATACATGTCAGATATGCATATAACATCAAGTGAATTCAACGATAATATGCTAACATAATATACGACGTTGGCCTGCGGGGAGAAAGAGTAAGCAAATAGAAGCAACACAAACAGTTAACGAAATTCATCGTACCCAAAACTAATTAACTATAGTGTGGTAGCTTTTACATCTAATAGTTACATCGTACAGTAAATTTCAAGTTTCGGTTGTAGAGAAAGTAAAAACTAAGCACACGCAGTGTCATCATGAATTTAAGAAATGCAGTCGTGCCATCCGTCCATAGCAGGGACGATGCACCCAAGCTTGTTGAAAGGTGTGATGTTATAGCGTAGTAGGGTATGCGGGTGCGGACGTCACGCCATGATATCGGACGGACGTAGTACATCATTCTCTTCAATGACGTATTTCATGACAATTGGTGCAATTTCTTGTTGGATGCGGTAGAAGTCATTTCGTAGTCGATGATCCGATACGGTTTCTAAGCCTTCGGACCATCTCTAGATATGGATATGAGATGAAGATGTCATGCAAAGTGACTACTGATCCCTTTTGTACTCCAGCATTAGATGGATGACATAGAATCGATCCTTATTACTTGTTGTCGGTTGCTGGACGCAATAGAAGCTAGTCTTATGGCTGAAACAAACCGTGCTCCGAAACGTCTTAAATTCGAGGAAGCAACCCCGCATGCTGAAGCCTAGGAGACCTCTGTCGAGAACATACTTGATGTCtgtatattttttcttctctatGGTCATGGACGGGTCCAAATACAGAGCGCGGGACCAACGCAGGTAAAGAACGATGAGAATGGTGCTCTCGTGGTTGCGCAAAATAAATACACGATCAAGTTAGTGTTCATGCGTGCAAAGTAATGATTCAAATGCACGAAAGGATGTATGTGTTATAGTGGCTATCCGCGGATAACTTACCTGGGATGATAAGGTACgagaatcgcttccttgtccttattgttGACCATGAACTCTTCAATGTACTGCATCGCATATTTACGGTTGGCTTCGTCGATTGACAAGAAGCCCTTACACATGTAGTACGGGTTCGCGACCACAATTCCACTGATTTGCTCTCTCCTGACGATGTAGTTCATATGAAGCGTAAATAGACAGACGAACGTCAAATCGAGCCGCCTCATTAATAACATCTCCAAGATGTAGTCAAATCACAAGAAGAACATGTCCACAGGGTAGTCGTGGACATACTCCTTGACATGAGACGGCACATGGACTGTATAAAGTGGGTATCCTAGATCATTCAAGGATAGAAGGCTTTTCTCCGTCTATAACACATGGTCATGCAGTCTCCTAAGATCACCTGTTATGGCGGCTAGAGCATCCTCTTTCAAAGAATCCTTTTTCCTCTGATGCAATCAAACAAATGAAAATCATGTCGAATTGAGATGGGCATTTCATGCCAATCCTATATTTTTCCTACTCCCATGTTTTTAGAATCCTACAAATCAAAGAGGACCTTAGTTGCTCAAATGATAGTAGCAAGTGAAGGTTCCATCATAGTTCTAGTGAGGTTGTTGCCCACTGAATATAGTGTTAGGTAATGGATGTAACCTTCACCTCCTACTACCATTGTGAGATGTTTCTGTGGATATACATTAATTTTTCTCTAGGTTGCATGAAAATGAGGACACATACATGAAGGTTCTCATTAGGTTAAAACAATAGAAGGTCATATGCTTAAGAGTTAACCATCACACATGGTGGTGTTGTGGTCACATCACACACGGGCTAGCGACCGTTTATCGTCGTAGAACTGTAGTGATGAGCAAAAACACATCTGCATGAGGTGCTTCTCCCTTTTATTTGTGATATGTACGAGTGTTTGCTTCTGGGAGGTGGCGGTTAAAAAACAGTTTTTGTATCCTCACTTATAATTATGCAATATATATGTTCATCATCTTGTGCGCCCACTTTTCCTTCTTAGACAAATATATTATACCAATTAGTATATATATGTTTGGTCACATGCCTTTTAGCCACCCAATTACATAAGAAGGTAAACAAAACCTTCCTCTCTTACATAGAACATACCAATCCTTGTAGCTAATACATGTGACACAACTTCTCCAGAAAATCTACCCACAAATAAACTTCTCAACAAACTCAAATCTTAATTGGAGTACTaattttgaggaaatttctctgGGATGGCAAGAAATGGCTTGAATGTCCAAACCAGTCCAAGAAACTCGACAACAACTAGAAGGAAGAACAATATTTGGTCACCTACATACCAAAGGAAAAGTTAACAAAAACATAGAAAATACCAAATAGAATACATGAGCTGAAATGATAGTACGAGGTGAAGGTTCTATCACAATTACAGTTAGGTTGTTGTCTATCCACTGAATATAGTGTTAGGAAATGGATGAAGTGCAAACAATATAAGGCGTAGGCATGTATATTTCAGACCAATTCAGATAATGTGTAGTGTATCTAACCTTCAGCTCTATTACAAGACTCATAATATTATTTAATTAAAATGGATTTTTTAGTTATTTATGCATAGTACCGCTTTACATTTACCTGGAAAGAAGAAAGCATGTTGGCGTCTTTGTGCCCATGAAAACCTGCATTAACATAGGAGGATTATATCAACCATGGAATTCACATGTATGAATTCAGTCGTCGCATTTATTATGGTGGTATCAGTTAAAAAAATGTCATATTTGTCATCTAATAAAACCTATCATCAGTAATACATTCCACGTCTAAGTTGTATTATGATTAAAATCAAATTACATGAATCAGTCGCCAAAATGGACTTACCACGTGCACACAAGTTCAGAGTGAGAGCTGCATGCATTTGGAACTTTCGAAATAGCATTCACATGaatacaagcaaaactaaaacacttACACAATGCCAGCTCCTGCTGGAGCACACGCCTTAAAAACCGACATTATAGTGGTGGCTAAGCCATCGGCAGTTGCTCTTTGATCTTGATTCTGATAGCTCCATTGCGGGAGAGGGTGTTAAATGCCATCTTCTTTGTAAAAAAATTGAAATAATTGAACTAGGATACGAAGTCACATACCACAGAGTTATTCTGAAGAATGAAACAGCAGGTAACAATGGACACCTAATAATTGGTAATTTTTAGTAATGTGCTGCCGTCAGATATgaaaagaaaaatataacaaccaaatatagttatCCTTCGAGGAACTCACTTAGGTGGACACATGGATTAAAAGATTGCTATCTAACTCTACAAACTTCATTTTACAATTTCGATCACGTCGAAGTTGGTATAAAGCAGTTCTtgaaaaatactccctccgtctcaaaataaatgtcgCTACTTTAATATAAAATTTGTATTGACTTAGTACTAAATTTGTcacttattttgaaacagagggagtacaagatAATGGAAGATGCGATATGGCTCTGAAggtaagaaattattgaaaacatcCAATACATCTCTCTTATCCATTGAACTATCTCCTCTCCCCTATGGTTACCGGAGCCGGGGTTAGGAGGCACCGCATATTTTTTGGGCCTTGCTATGCGTCGGTCGGCGGTCTTTTTGAAATATTCGCTGCTTCGTGAGTCCTAACATCTAACACAATGGATCAGCCATATGTATTCCTGTACTTTGCAATAGAGGTCTTGTTGCGAAAACATTTCTAATAAAGGTTGTGTTGCGGGTATTTTGTAATATAGGTTGTATTGCGGTATTTTTCGGCAACATGGATCGTGTTGCAACACATTAAACTGCAACATGGGTCATGTCGCAGAATATTTTTTACAGCATGAACCGCTCAAGAATCTAGTCTCTGGCCGGTTTGTAACAAGAGGCTAGTTACAGAACCGCTTCTAAAACAATGGACCCGTTACAAAAGGTAGACATGTTCCGCTCCAGATCGTTGATGAAAAGCCCAAATGGACGTGGAGGTGACAGACGCTTGCACAAAGATCAGTCGGTCGAaggaaatcattttccatttttttgctAATCACACACACCAGTGAGGCGGTAGGTCCATCAAAGACCACTGAATTCTTATGTATGCTTTCAGAGTTACC encodes:
- the LOC123437358 gene encoding uncharacterized protein LOC123437358 — its product is MALSNEEVVEVEVEVGVGLELEVEQEEEDDDVEDVPLGPEDVLRFVESVGSVEPAKWKLLMRDNMGVPPEPYDWPNICPLPGSSRDHRLACDLYWHQAYQLNQVSETCLPPMRYTRCCSVASTGQQRCFHKPRPILQLFSTMVHTFLKDCTRSVEVYGYIAVRDDEDYRRNYLFNRSRDDPLTINSASDYLRLLSPKRGISMKFDCLVEVDIRTKASPGDTDDKNLVDGCFDLIEGRSRFDVLSRIKMEGEHGALVFNLIIFRDSVEATIHMNFLEVPGDGFDIKMCGYTAIWKNMYAFIDDKECDCNSFVSSAGSFSQYFVAAVQMEDTLFIDFMEGSMPISFKADIHGSEEKEYHFRNSAVVSVKVSWSTVLY